The sequence TCATAATTTGGATTGATACCATATATTTTTTCAAGTCTTTTTAAACTAACTGCTGTTGCTGTAGTTACTGATAAACTTGAGATATATTCACTTTTTTTTAATTCAATTCTTTGTAATTCTCTTGAGATAGCTCTTGCTAATTCAACTATCAAAGGTTCTTTTCTTTCGTAGATAGGTAAATTATTTAAAATTCTCTCAATAAAATCTTTAGATACTGCTACACCTAAAACTGTAATAATAGTCTTAGCCTTTAACTCCAACAAATCTTTTTTTATAGTTATAAATTGTTTAGCCGTTATTTTTGATTTGAATATTAAATTATCTTGTGTATTAAATGCAAAATCGTGAACAATATCATCTAGATAGTTTTCTATTTTAAAATTTAATTGTTCTTCAACATATTTTTTTAATGCTATTTTTGACATATAATCAACCTCTAATCAACTTTAAAAATAAAAAAAGCTTTTGGAATTTTATAAATATCGGCTGCCCTTATTTCTTTTTTATAATCAAGCCCTGAATAAGCTACTAATTTCCCACCAGAAGAACTATCAAACAATCCAACATGAGTAATCCAACCCCAGTTTTCTGTTGCAACTGGAAAATTAATATCATTACTATTATAAGTTTCTCCATTAATAGGTTCTTCAAATGTTATTTGTTGTCTTTTATAAGAAGCTCCTTCAACTTCCTGAATATTTGAAGCATTATCAGTAGGGTCTGCTTTTAATAGTCCTAAATAAAAATTTTTTTTTCTAAAAAAATCATTTATAATTAAATTTTCTCCTATGTGTGTAAGTCCTGCCATATTCACTTTCCCTCTTTCTATAATTTATTTATTATAATGTTATTTACTTTGCATAATTTATTTTCATTTAAAGCTATATCATTTCTATTTCCAGCAACTGTAACATCTCCTATTTTTGTTATACAACCTGAATGTTGAATAACTTCAACGATATCGAAATAATATATTTTTTGTTTAAAAAGATTCTCAAAAAAGAAATTATTAAGAACTTCAATTAATTTTGTTTTTGCTGCCTCATCATTAAAATCAGAGCTAATAGTTCCTTTGATAACTATATCAACTTTATTAATCTGTACTCCTTCAACAACAAGATTTATATCAGAAATAATTTCTAAATCGATATAATCTTTTACTTTCTTTTTTAATTCTTCTGACACAGTTTCTGAATCTTTTTCAGTTATAACAAGTTTTACACTTCCTGCCCCATTAAACCGAGGAATACAATGAGTATGTTCTACCTTTTCTACTTCTTTTGCTTTATCCTCAAAAACATATTGATTCCAAGAAATACGAGGTTTTCTTATATAGTCTAATGCTCTTATCCTAAATTCTTCATCTGTTTCAATATTTTTACCATTAGTAATATTTTTTAAATTTTCTACTTTTGATAAACCTATATATTCTTCTCCAAATTTATTAATTTGTCCTACTTCACAATTTCCTATTACTCCAGCTTTATTACATTGAATTTTTACTATTGTTGATATATTTTCAATAGTCTTTTCTTCCATAATTTCATATTCTGTTGCAGTAGATGAGTTAACAACGATATATCCTTTTTTTATTATGCTACCATTTACTCCTGTAATTTTTACTTCTCCTGTTGCTTTTATCGCTTCTCTTCTTTTAAGAGCTTTGTCTGCACAAGTAACATCTAAGTCTATTCCAGTAGCTGTATCAATAAGTCTTTTATCTAATTGCTTCGAATAGTCATCTTCTTCTTTTACCATTTCAATAGCTACAGATGAAATTATATCTCTTGCAAAGCTTCCTTTTGAGGTGTTATAAGATATACTTTCTGCCATATCTTCAATTTTTTTCAAAATTCTCTCTTCATTTTCTGTCATTTAACATTCAACACCTCCTCCATTTCAAAACTCTCTTCTTCTAACTCTATAATAAAACCACAGTACATCTTGTCATCAACTTGAATAAGTTGCAAACAATGAACTTCTTTTATATCCCTGTGATTTAAGAGTGAATTATAAATATCATCTTTTATAAGTTCTATCAAATCCATATTTGGATATAATTGTTGCCCTCTATATTTATATAGATTTATACCAAAAGGATAACCACTATCTTTTATATAACAGTTCCATCTATCTCTTTCAGTATAGAACAGCTTTTTTATCCATTGCTTAATAATTTCAACTCTATCAAATATTCTTTCAGGTTCTAATCCGTTATATACAAATTCTCCTTTTTCAAAATCAAAAACAACATCTTTTTCTTTTATAATTTCTTTGGTTTGAATTTCTTTTTCTATCTCAATTTCATTTATACTATCAGTAATTTTCAAATAACTTACAGGCAATGTCATAACCTCACCACCCTATCAATCAAATAAAAATATTCCTCTTTATTTGTAGGCAACATAAGAACTTTATCTCCTACTTTTAAAGTGTCTGTCCATTCGATACTTCCTGTAGATTTATAATCTCCATTAGCTTGAAAACTTTTTAATGTATGTTCGTGAGGTCCTTGTCCAGCTTTTGTCATACTACTTGATTGAACAGTCATATTTTCATCAGTTATATTTCCTACAATAGAAAATGTTCTTTTATAACCTATAATTTTTTCTATACTAATCATAATTTTATGATTTTTTATAATAACTCCATTTTCAAGTTTAACTTCTAATTCAGGAGGAGCTTTTACAACTTCTCCAGTGATAGCACCTAACCATTTAGGATTATCTCTAGCTTTTATGATTTGAGCTAGAGTATTTATATTTTTATAGTACTTTTCATCTTTTTTCATCATTACACCCTTTCTAGCTCAATTGTTGCTAAAAATATATCTTTATGATTTGTGAATATATATGTTATTCCTCTAACTTCATATACCCCTTTTATTCCATACTTTTCATAATTAAGATTTAATAATTCTCCATCATAAATAAATTCACTCAATGTTGGAATTTCAAGAGATATTATTTCCTTAACTTTGTTTTCTTGTGATAAGATGCTGTCTGCTGTAACATTCCCACCATTAAGATCGTTATCTTTATAAGATACAAGTTTCTGCATTAATCCATATTTGTCTATATTGTTTTTATCTCTTGCTCCACTTATTTGAATATATTCTTTTCCAGAGGTTTTATAAACTTTAATTGCATTGTGCATTCCCTCAATAGACAGCTTTCGTTTAGGTTCTTTGATATAATTCAAGGCATTAAATGAATAATCATTTAAAACAGCTTTTAACGAGTTTATCGGTAGATATTGATTTCTTAAATATTTATTTTTTTTACTTCTTTCAAAATGAAATTTAGTATCTCTGTAAAAAAATCTAAATTCTTGATTTTCTAAATCTTTTATATTTTTTATAATCTCTTTTATAATAGATCCTAAACTTTTACCAAAATAAAATTTATCCACCACTGTATTTGTAGTTTCAATATTTCCTGTTTTTCCACCAAAAGTTTCAATTAACTTTCTTACTACAATAGAACTTTCAACATCTTCAAACTGATATATTTCTTCGTTCTTATTGAAATACCAAGCATAATCTACTGCTTTAAATGTCAAATTTGTAATATCTCCAGTAATAACAATTCCTGAAAATATTTCTTTATTATCAAGTTTAAGAACAATAATATCTCCAACTTCTATATTGTTAAAAATATTATTTCTTGTTATGTTAAAATCTAATACCCAAGCAAATTCATTTATATTTTTTTTAAGTTTAGCTTCATTTTTAACTACATTAGTTATATCAATAGTTCTATTTTCACTATTCTTTATACAATAAGTTCTAATCATTTATTTCACCTACTTGCTTAAATCAAAAGCCGATGGTTTGAATGAATAACTTTTAGAAATATTTTCATAAATACTTGGATCTTTAGCTTCCTTGAACTCAATAGTATATTCAATATCACTTTCTGAAGTCGTATTGTATTCAAATTTAGTAATATATACCTTTTGAACTATTCCGATTCCTGTTATAACTAATTTTAAAGGAGTTTTTTTTAATTTCATTTCTTCCAAAGTTTCAACACAAGTCATTCCAAACATTTCATAGTTAGATGAAAATGGATAATAAACAGCAGGAAAAAAAGAACTAAAACTTATTTTATGAAAATCTGTGTCTTTTAAATAGTTTATTTTTCCAGCTATTGTATCAACAGATTCTTCAATATTATTGGCTGTGAAATTAATTTTTGCAGGAACTAAAGGAAATTTAAAAATAGATAATTCTACTCCATTTCTCTCTTCTACAATAGAAATATTAATATTTCTCATAACTTTTGAAAAAGCATAAACTTTATCTAATAAGTTAGTTTTTCCTAATAATGAATTAATATTACTAGCAACTCCACCTGTTATTTTTTGAGTTGCCCACTCTGATAATTGTGTTTTAGTATCAATTTTAGCCAAAGGACTTGTCTTTTTCAATCTTTCTAATGCCTCATTAATCATTGTTCTTACCTCCTATATATTTCCAAGAGCTATTGTTAAATCTTCTACAACTTGAGATAGAATATCCTCACTAGATTCTTTTGTTACATTAATTTGAACTTTTGAATCACTTGATTTTTTAGAACTTAACAAATCTTTTATATTTGTTAATAATTCAACAATTTTTTCTTCAGGAGATTTTTCTATAACTTTGTTTTGAGAAGTAGAATAGGAGTTATAAACATTGTTTGAAGTTGAAAAATCATTTTCTTCATTTCTTTTTTTATCTTCAAATTTTGATGCATCAACAATATTTTTATTGTTAGTAATTGCACTATTTACTGAGGTACTGCTAAGATTTTTAGTGCCTTTTAAATAATATCCATTATGAATATATTTTTTATTGCTAGAATTTCCTTGAGTATTATCTCCCAGTAATAAATAATCTGTATTAACACCTTTTCCTTTTGAATTATCAATATTTTTAGTTTCAGTTTCAACTGTATTTGTAATCTTCTTTTTATTTTCTTCTTCAGATCCTTGAATAACTGTTTTATTTTTTTGGCCAAATCCTAATAAATCTTTAACACCATTTACAACGCCTTTTCCAACATCTATAAGGACACCTACTCCAGTGAATTTTTTTATCCAACCCCATAATTCTTTTATTTTTTCTATTAAAGAGTTAACACCATTTCTAAATTTCTCAGAACGTTTATATAAATCATAGAATATAGCTCCTAAGCCAACTCCTACAGCTATTACTAAAAGAACTGGTGCTGTTAATAATCCTAAAGCTCCATTTAACATTGCTATTGCCCCTGATAAAACTTTAGTAGAAATAGTTACAACACCCTGAGCTGTTGCTAATCCATAATGAACTCCAGTAGATATAATTGTTTGTATTATTCCCTCTTGTTTATACCAATTATTTATAGCTGTCCAAGTGGCTACAGCTTTTAGTTTAATTATATGAGCTGTATAAATAGCTGTTAATCCTATAACAGCACCTGATAAAATTCTAGCTCCTAAACTTCCATTGTTTAACCAATCAAAGAATAATGATAAACTATTTACAGCACTAGATATAGAATTGACAGTAACAGATATAGCTGGTGCAAAGTTATCAATAAAAGATATTGCTAGCCCCTCAATAGCTGAGTTAAGTCCCCTAAAACTTCCACCTAATCCTTTTTCAAAAGTTTCAGCTAGTTTTTGGCTATATCCTTTTGCGTGGTCTAGTTTATATATCAGGTCATTAATTTTATCACTATCTGTTTTTAACAAAGCACTTATTACAAGTTCTCCTTGCTCTCCAAAAACATCTTTCATAAAAGCTTGTTTTTGAGCTTCTGCCATACCTTTAGTTTTTAGTTTTATATCATCTAAAATTTTAAGAAAATTTCTATATTTTCCATCTTCTGTAAGTTGAATATCAACACTATTTAATAATTTTATTTTATTCTTATCTTTCAAAGCTGAAAATACACTCCTTAAACCTGTTCCAGCCATTGAACTATCTATTTTATTATTTCCTAAAGTTCCAAGAAGTGCTAAAGTTTGTTCCAAAGATAATCCAAAATCTGTAGCTCCAAGTCCTGCATATTTTAAAGATTCTCCAAGTCCTCTAATATCTGTTGTAGTAGTATTGGCTGTCATTGCTAAAGCATCTCCAACTCTTTCACTTTCAAGAGCATCTAATTTAAACATTCTTAAAGCCCCTGCTGTAATTGAAGTAGCTTCAGCTAAATCTAATTGACCTGCTATTGCTGTATTTAATATACTTGGTGTTGCTTTTAATATTTCATTAGCTGTAAATCCTGCCTTTGCAAACTCAAATTGAGCTTGTGCTGCCTCGCTAGCACTCCAAGATGTTGTTGACCCTAAATCTTTAGCTTGATTTCTTAATGCTTCAAATTCTTTTGTTGTCGCTCCTGCTGTTGCTTGTACTTTTCTCATCTCGTCATCAAAAGCTGTAAAAATATTTGTTGCTTTTTTTAACCCTGCTATTGCTGTTCCCACAGCAACATATTTCTTAACAGCTCCTAATATAGTTGTAGATGATTTATTACTCTCTTGACCTGTTGCTCTAAATTGGTGAGCTAACTCTTTTAATCTTTGGGTTAAGGTTTTAGATTTATTTGTTGCATTAGTTATACTATCATCAAATTTTTCTACCTGTTCTCCAGTTTCTTGTGATTCTTTTCCTAACTTATCAACTTCTGTCTTGAGTTTTGATACCTCTTCTTGACCTTTTACGGAGGTAATAATTTCAATATATTCTCTTTCTGCCATTAAGTTTTACCTCCTTTCATTTCAATTTCAAGTTTAAAACAAGCATCTAAAAACAGTCTTTCTATGAGATTTAATTTTAATAAAGGCTTATTAAAAACTCTATGCCCTTTTAAACTCCAAATACAAATCCTGAATAAATCAGAATCTGTTTTTATAAGTTTTTTATATCGTCGACAATTTGAGCTTGTGATTTAGTAACAATCATTTCTCCAACAATAGCTGATAAATCCTGCAATTCTTCTTCTGTGAACATCTTTTTAAGCAAAGCTTCTTTATTATTTACTCCAAATGTTTTTTGTAGTTCTCTATCATTTAAGTCAGGAGTTATCATACACTCAGCAATTCCATAAGCCTCTGATTTTCTTTCTTAAATACCTAACATTTGAATTGTTGTAGGCTTTTCTAAAATAACAAAAGGCTCTTCAAGTCCCATTTTTTTAAATCTTTGAATAAGAACTGTTTTTCTAGTTCTTTTTATATCCTTTTTATTTTTTATTCTCTCTGCATTTTCTATAAGTTGTTTTATATTCATTTTTCCTCCTAAATTTTTGCAAATAAAAAATCCCCAAATGAATATCATCTGAGGATTTAAAAAACTATTTATTTTCTTTTTCTTCAACATCAAGAATTTTTGGTATCTCAACATTTATTTTTGGAACTTCGACTTTTATATTAGGTACTTTTATATCAGGAATTTCAATTCTTTCTGTCTTTATTTTAGAAATCAACTAACTTTTTTAAATTTATTTATAAAATATATCTGTCCTTTTCCTGTTACTTTTGGTGTTTTATTTACTGTAATATGTCCGTCTGAATGAGTTACTGCTGTTTCTTTTATCTCGAATAGTCCACGTTCCATAGCTTTTTGAGTAGGCATATTATAATCACTACCTTGTCTTTTTATCAAGTACCCATTATCTCTAAGCCAAGTAAACATTCTTTTTTGTCCCATATCAGTTCCATTTTGTTTTATAAGCTTTGCTAAATCTCCAATAAGAATTGAAGTTTTTGAAGTTTCAACAGCTTCAGCAAATATAACTTTTGGTTTTTGTTCTTCTATCTTAATTTCTAATGCTTTTCTTTTTTCTCTCTCTTCTTTTAATTTTGTAAATGCTTGAATAGCCAAATCAGGATTATCTAATAATTTATCAGTGGCATACATACCATTCATTCTGATAGATTTTAAGATTTTCTTAACTTCTTTTTTAAATTGTTTTGCAATAGGTTTTCTCGATTGCATTAATACTTCGTAAAGTCCATCTTCTGTTAAGAACCACATTTCTCTGTTTTGACCTGAGGTGCTTATTGAGCACATCAGCTTTTCATTCTCATCTACCATTTCCATCATTCTAGCTACTTGATTATGTTCTATCCAATTTGCTACATCTTTTGCTAAAAATAATGGATTTTCTATATCTCCATATATTTTAAAATCTTTTCCAAATAATTTTCTTTCATCTATTATTTGTAAATTATCCATTGTATCATCTCCTTATAAATTACCACTAATTTCTGTTAATTGTCCTAAAATGTTAAAGTACCCATTTAGTTTAAATTTAACTTCGTTATCTACTATTAGAGAATTATCTTCTGAATTATATCTCCCATAATCTTCATAATAAATATTTTCACGTTTATATGTAAAAACATAAATTTTATTATTTTCTAGTTTTCTTTTAAAGACATCAAAAATTAATTCATTTCCCTTTTTTATTCCTCCAAAATCTTTTTCAGAGATAAGTTTTATTACAGTTATTTTTGGAATAGTGAAGCTACATTTTTTACAAACTTTTTCAAAAACTTCTTTTGGGTCTTCGTTAATTTCTTCAGCAGTTTTAAAAAGTAAATCTAAAACTCTTAATGTAGATACTTCTTTATTTTCTAACATCTCTTTTCCTCCTGATTATTAATATTGTCAACCAAGAGAACTTATGATATAATGGATTTATCAAAGTTCGCTTTGGTGTGGAGATAGATTTGTGAGCCTGAGAAACTGCAATCTATCTCTTTTTATTTATCGTCTTGTAAGACCATTTCTATTCCCTTTCTTAAAAAATCACTTCTTGTAATTTTTTTCTTTTCACAGTAGGAATTAATTTTATCACTTAAGTCTTCATCTACTCTAGTTCTAATTTCAACTGTTTTAGGCTTTCCGATAATAGGTCTTCCCATTTTCTTTTTAGTAGCTTCCATTTCATCACCTCACTTTTACGCTACAAAAATATTATATACTTTTGTAGCGAATAAGTCAAGAGGTTTTTTAAAATTCTTTCTACAAGGGTGTAAAGATTATTTACTCCCTTTTCATTTCCATTACATCATAAGATTTTTTTTATTTTTTTAAATAAAAAACCCCAGATTTTACTCTGAGGTTTCATTTTTTATTTATTTTTTTGTGTTATCAAAATATATAGAGCTTTTGAAGTGGTACAGTTATTTTCAGCCTTAAATTTTTCTAAAGCTTTTGTCATCTCTTCATACTCTTCTGGTGTATATTTATATCCAAACATTCTTTTTGTTTTGGTTATTCCAATAGGTCTTACCATAGTTCCCCCTTGACTTTTTGATAAAAATAAGTTATAATCTTATTACAAACAAAACTCAAGCACGATGTTAAAAGGACTAATCATTTTTGGTTAGTTCTTTTATTTTTTTCTATTTTTTCTGATATATTGCACTCCTAAAATTATAACTACAATACTTGTTATTGCTTGAATTATTTTTAAATATTCCATAAATATTCATCTCCTTTTTAATTAAGTTATAGGGAGTGGGAGGAGCTACCTCCCAGCTGTTATTTCTTATTGTTATCTATTTTTTCTTTAATAAAGATATAAATAACAATGGCATTGGCTACAATGCCGAGAAGAGTGTTTAGTTTCTCAAGCACGATATTTCACCTCCTCCCTATGTATATATTATAACTTATCCATATCAAAAAGTCAAGGACTTTTTGAAGAAATGATATATTTTTTCCTCAGATAATATTCAATTTCCAATGTTCAAATTTTTAATTTATTTCTTATACATCTGCTATACTTTCAAGGATTTCAACTCTTGATGGTACACAAGATAATGTTAATTCTCTTTCTGTAAGTTCTCCACTTTTAAATGAACCTAAATCGATATCTCCAGTAAACATACAATCGTTAAAAGCTAATGCTTCTGCCCCTCTTGCCTCCGGGTCATCTAATTGAATATTTATAGTTGTCATAGGATTTAAAGTTCCTGAAGTTACAGACTTTAACAACTCCAACTCTGGAGAAAATACTTTTTGTAACTTTAATTTTATTTCTATTGATGATGAAGTGTTTTTCTTTCCTTTTTCTCCACCTGCTAATAAGACATCTTTACTATCAAGTTTTAATTTAGCTTCAAATTCTGAAACCTCTGCCCAGTGTCTTCCACCTATATAGCATTTTCCGAAGCTTCCTGACACAACGTCTTTTTCTCTAAATAAAAAATCTGCCATTTACTGCTCCTCCTTTTATAAATATGCTTCTCCTTTGAAATCTTCCATTACATCAGTAGGCTTATAATCTGGGATATATGCAAACACAATATCATCAGTATTAGCTCTACATAAATCATATTCAGTTAATTTCTTAGCCTCTTCTTCTGTAATAGGTTTACCTTTATATGTTCCTTTAGAGATTATGTAATTTTTAACAGCTTCTGTATCTATTTTCATTCTGTTTTCATTTGCAGGGTCTAATTGTCCTGATTTTTGGAATGTTGCAAGATAAGCATTTACAGCTCCAAGGAATAATAATTTATTTGAATAGATATTTTGATACTTTCCTCTGTAAGAGTTTATGAAAGTATTTCTAATATCTTTTTGATGCAAGTCCATAATCTCCATTTTTCTAATCTTAGTAAAACTTCTGTTCATACTATCTGTTGCCGTTGTAAATGATGTTACTCCTCTAAGAATTACATATTTACTTCCATCATAAGATGTAAGTAATTTACCTTCTCCAATAGCTGTATTTTCATCATCTACTGTTGTTGTAAATGCTTTTAACCAAGGTTGCTCCATATTAGTTATAGAAGCATTTAAAGGAGCTCCTGCACATAAAGAACCAATACATAAAGTATATTCTTGTGCTGTATAAGCTTTTTCTTCAAAATCAACTATTGTATGTGCTGTTTGTCTAGTATCATAGTCAATTATCCAAGGTTTATCTGGTTTTGATGAAGACGCTACAATAAGTTTTATTGTAGATGTATTATTACCTAATTTAACTGTTTCTATATTTCTTATAGAATTTATCCAAGTTTCTAAATCACTTACTGTTGTTTCAGGTTTATCCTCTCCAATTGTGAAAGGACACACTAAATAATTTGGCTCTTCTATAGCTATCTGTTTTAAAACATCTTGAAAATTCTCTTTCGTAGCTTTATATACTACTACTTTAAAAGGATTACCTCTAAAAGCCATAGCTTTTAAAGCCTTATAATTATCAGCAGTCCAATCCTTTTCATCTATTTCAACAGCTGAGTAATATTCTTTTTTTGTAAAATCTTCCTTAGTTGTATCAAACATGATAACACCAAGAACTCCTCTTACACTTCCTGAAATTACAACAGCGGCTCTCTCTATAAATTCCAATTGAAATTTACATTTTTTATTTAATGCTGCCATTTTTCCTCCTTCTTTACTCATTTAAAATATATTTATCATTTAATCTTTCTATATTTAAAAACTTTTCTTCATCTAAAATCTCTCTTGTACAATCATAAGTACATTGAATTTCAGCGATTCTTATTGTTTCTCTTTCATCATCTATCGAATATTTAATCTTATATCCTGTAGTTTGAAAGAAATTAGATGTTTCAAATTCATTAAATAAATCTTTTTTTATAAACTTTTGAACCTCTTCTCTAAACTCTAAAAGTCCATCTTTCTCTCTTGATGAGATATAAAATATAGAAAAATCTATAAATTTTTGTTTTTTTATATATTCTTCTCCTGTGATAACAAAATAAATAGTTTTAGGAGATATATTTTCAGGTAGATCTTCTTTGTAAAAAACTCTCCAACGAGGATTATTTTCTTCAAAATACCTTTTAAAATATTCAAGTCTTTTTCTTATCATCTTGATTCACCTACAACAATTATTTTTGCTATTTTTTTTTGAGAATCAATATTGTCTTCTTCTAGTTCTATTACTTCATCTCTAAATAGTTCTAATAATTCTAATAGAGTTGCTTTTTTATCTTCACTTTCTCTTTCTCGTTCTATCCCTTCAAACAATTTCCATTGAATATATAGTTCTTTTGCTGAAATCCAGTTTTCTTCGGTCAATTTTTCAGTTCTATTTTTGAGATAAGTTGTAATAAATCTATCAGCTTTTCTATTTAATGATGTAGAAGATACA is a genomic window of Fusobacterium perfoetens containing:
- a CDS encoding baseplate J/gp47 family protein, whose protein sequence is MTENEERILKKIEDMAESISYNTSKGSFARDIISSVAIEMVKEEDDYSKQLDKRLIDTATGIDLDVTCADKALKRREAIKATGEVKITGVNGSIIKKGYIVVNSSTATEYEIMEEKTIENISTIVKIQCNKAGVIGNCEVGQINKFGEEYIGLSKVENLKNITNGKNIETDEEFRIRALDYIRKPRISWNQYVFEDKAKEVEKVEHTHCIPRFNGAGSVKLVITEKDSETVSEELKKKVKDYIDLEIISDINLVVEGVQINKVDIVIKGTISSDFNDEAAKTKLIEVLNNFFFENLFKQKIYYFDIVEVIQHSGCITKIGDVTVAGNRNDIALNENKLCKVNNIIINKL
- a CDS encoding XkdQ/YqbQ family protein, producing the protein MIRTYCIKNSENRTIDITNVVKNEAKLKKNINEFAWVLDFNITRNNIFNNIEVGDIIVLKLDNKEIFSGIVITGDITNLTFKAVDYAWYFNKNEEIYQFEDVESSIVVRKLIETFGGKTGNIETTNTVVDKFYFGKSLGSIIKEIIKNIKDLENQEFRFFYRDTKFHFERSKKNKYLRNQYLPINSLKAVLNDYSFNALNYIKEPKRKLSIEGMHNAIKVYKTSGKEYIQISGARDKNNIDKYGLMQKLVSYKDNDLNGGNVTADSILSQENKVKEIISLEIPTLSEFIYDGELLNLNYEKYGIKGVYEVRGITYIFTNHKDIFLATIELERV
- a CDS encoding DUF2577 family protein, which encodes MKKDEKYYKNINTLAQIIKARDNPKWLGAITGEVVKAPPELEVKLENGVIIKNHKIMISIEKIIGYKRTFSIVGNITDENMTVQSSSMTKAGQGPHEHTLKSFQANGDYKSTGSIEWTDTLKVGDKVLMLPTNKEEYFYLIDRVVRL
- a CDS encoding phage antirepressor KilAC domain-containing protein, whose product is MDNLQIIDERKLFGKDFKIYGDIENPLFLAKDVANWIEHNQVARMMEMVDENEKLMCSISTSGQNREMWFLTEDGLYEVLMQSRKPIAKQFKKEVKKILKSIRMNGMYATDKLLDNPDLAIQAFTKLKEEREKRKALEIKIEEQKPKVIFAEAVETSKTSILIGDLAKLIKQNGTDMGQKRMFTWLRDNGYLIKRQGSDYNMPTQKAMERGLFEIKETAVTHSDGHITVNKTPKVTGKGQIYFINKFKKVS
- a CDS encoding phage tail sheath C-terminal domain-containing protein; translation: MAALNKKCKFQLEFIERAAVVISGSVRGVLGVIMFDTTKEDFTKKEYYSAVEIDEKDWTADNYKALKAMAFRGNPFKVVVYKATKENFQDVLKQIAIEEPNYLVCPFTIGEDKPETTVSDLETWINSIRNIETVKLGNNTSTIKLIVASSSKPDKPWIIDYDTRQTAHTIVDFEEKAYTAQEYTLCIGSLCAGAPLNASITNMEQPWLKAFTTTVDDENTAIGEGKLLTSYDGSKYVILRGVTSFTTATDSMNRSFTKIRKMEIMDLHQKDIRNTFINSYRGKYQNIYSNKLLFLGAVNAYLATFQKSGQLDPANENRMKIDTEAVKNYIISKGTYKGKPITEEEAKKLTEYDLCRANTDDIVFAYIPDYKPTDVMEDFKGEAYL
- a CDS encoding ribbon-helix-helix domain-containing protein, producing MEATKKKMGRPIIGKPKTVEIRTRVDEDLSDKINSYCEKKKITRSDFLRKGIEMVLQDDK
- a CDS encoding phage tail fiber protein; the encoded protein is MAGLTHIGENLIINDFFRKKNFYLGLLKADPTDNASNIQEVEGASYKRQQITFEEPINGETYNSNDINFPVATENWGWITHVGLFDSSSGGKLVAYSGLDYKKEIRAADIYKIPKAFFIFKVD
- a CDS encoding phage tail assembly chaperone; protein product: MITPDLNDRELQKTFGVNNKEALLKKMFTEEELQDLSAIVGEMIVTKSQAQIVDDIKNL
- a CDS encoding phage tail tape measure protein — translated: MAEREYIEIITSVKGQEEVSKLKTEVDKLGKESQETGEQVEKFDDSITNATNKSKTLTQRLKELAHQFRATGQESNKSSTTILGAVKKYVAVGTAIAGLKKATNIFTAFDDEMRKVQATAGATTKEFEALRNQAKDLGSTTSWSASEAAQAQFEFAKAGFTANEILKATPSILNTAIAGQLDLAEATSITAGALRMFKLDALESERVGDALAMTANTTTTDIRGLGESLKYAGLGATDFGLSLEQTLALLGTLGNNKIDSSMAGTGLRSVFSALKDKNKIKLLNSVDIQLTEDGKYRNFLKILDDIKLKTKGMAEAQKQAFMKDVFGEQGELVISALLKTDSDKINDLIYKLDHAKGYSQKLAETFEKGLGGSFRGLNSAIEGLAISFIDNFAPAISVTVNSISSAVNSLSLFFDWLNNGSLGARILSGAVIGLTAIYTAHIIKLKAVATWTAINNWYKQEGIIQTIISTGVHYGLATAQGVVTISTKVLSGAIAMLNGALGLLTAPVLLVIAVGVGLGAIFYDLYKRSEKFRNGVNSLIEKIKELWGWIKKFTGVGVLIDVGKGVVNGVKDLLGFGQKNKTVIQGSEEENKKKITNTVETETKNIDNSKGKGVNTDYLLLGDNTQGNSSNKKYIHNGYYLKGTKNLSSTSVNSAITNNKNIVDASKFEDKKRNEENDFSTSNNVYNSYSTSQNKVIEKSPEEKIVELLTNIKDLLSSKKSSDSKVQINVTKESSEDILSQVVEDLTIALGNI
- a CDS encoding DUF2634 domain-containing protein; its protein translation is MTLPVSYLKITDSINEIEIEKEIQTKEIIKEKDVVFDFEKGEFVYNGLEPERIFDRVEIIKQWIKKLFYTERDRWNCYIKDSGYPFGINLYKYRGQQLYPNMDLIELIKDDIYNSLLNHRDIKEVHCLQLIQVDDKMYCGFIIELEEESFEMEEVLNVK
- a CDS encoding phage tail tube protein, which gives rise to MADFLFREKDVVSGSFGKCYIGGRHWAEVSEFEAKLKLDSKDVLLAGGEKGKKNTSSSIEIKLKLQKVFSPELELLKSVTSGTLNPMTTINIQLDDPEARGAEALAFNDCMFTGDIDLGSFKSGELTERELTLSCVPSRVEILESIADV